A single Apostichopus japonicus isolate 1M-3 chromosome 11, ASM3797524v1, whole genome shotgun sequence DNA region contains:
- the LOC139975789 gene encoding uncharacterized protein has translation MISSYFVLAVCLLVCVDLAKCDALEKHKRNGLITSPESDDSLPSNGGSTFLPANMQASYFLGQCVMCPPGDPGPRGAPGSQGLPGRDGRDAILFNPVDGPPPKPQPPIPPPPPGNGPLPGATYIRWGRTTCPTNDRKIYEGVTASSHYAHKGSGSNFLCLPMNPILSPHSNHHRRSYIEPRGWPSPAASPTVINAPIYGTEYNEALPNSPNILNSEAPCAVCQATGRQSVVMIPGSVECFGEGWTLEYRGYMMSSIYTAYKSEFICVDNFAEAIHRSGASNEESTIVPVHVKCSANGGGLPCAPYADGQDLPCVVCTQ, from the exons ATGATATCTTCTTACTTCGTGCTAGCTGTGTGTCTCTTAGTGTGTGTGGACTTAGCAAAGTGTGATGCCTTGGAAAAGCACAAG CGTAATGGACTCATTACATCACCCGAATCCGATGACAGTCTGCCGTCAAATGGTG GTTCAACTTTCCTTCCAGCCAACATGCAGGCATCTTATTTTCTCGGTCAATGCGTAATGTGTCCACCAGGTGACCCAGGACCTAGAGGGGCCCCAGGGTCCCAAGGATTGCCGGGACGAGACGGTCGTGATGCCATCCTTTTTA ATCCAGTTGATGGTCCGCCTCCTAAACCACAACCTCCAATACCACCACCTCCACCCGGTAATGGTCCATTACCGGGTGCGACGTACATCAGATGGGGCAGAACAACTTGTCCTACAAATGATAGGAAAATTTATGAAG GTGTAACGGCTTCAAGCCATTACGCTCACAAAGGGTCAGGCAGTAATTTTCTCTGTTTGCCGATGAATCCCATATTGAGCCCACACTCTAACCATCATCGCCGCTCGTACATAGAACCCCGCGGATGGCCAAGTCCCGCTGCATCCCCTACCGTCATCAATGCGCCTATTTATGGAACGGAATACAACGAAGCTCTTCCGAATAGTCCGAACATTCTGAACTCTGAAGCTCCATGTGCCGTTTGTCAGGCAACCGGACGACAGAGTGTTGTGATGATTCCGGGATCTGTTGAGTGCTTTGGCGAAG GGTGGACTCTTGAGTATCGGGGATACATGATGTCATCTATCTATACTGCTTACAAATCTGAATTCATTTGCGTCGATAACTTCGCAGAGGCAATTCATCGTAGCGGAGCGAGCAATGAAGAGTCGACAATTGTTCCAGTGCACGTTAAATGTAGTGCAAATGGTGGAGGTCTCCCGTGTGCTCCTTACGCTGATGGCCAAGACTTACCTTGCGTTGTGTGTACCCAGTAA